A window of the Diorhabda carinulata isolate Delta chromosome 1, icDioCari1.1, whole genome shotgun sequence genome harbors these coding sequences:
- the LOC130902447 gene encoding WD repeat-containing protein 35-like isoform X1: MFAYLSKKIAIPNDTKINAIAWNKLDGYIAVAGKNGLLKIFKLKSPKKDDQKLGNKDPTETNSLSTDQIFEAYIENIELAVWNEVHEKLTTSDKNGLIIVWMFYKNVWYEEMRYNRKQSIVVGIAWSADGQKICITYEDGIAIVACIEGYRIWSRKLLSTPLSGVQWSPDSKFLLFSLKTGDLHLYDHQGNFMTKLNVFCQNTSSGVVHVVGLAWYNGVNRSVYSSCPNLSITFENGKTQLMKNESDPSPMIVDTRMLAVHCSWNHDGSLLAICGQQCVEEKQMNLVQFYSPFGRHLKTLKVPGNSIRCCVWEGESKRVAIAVDSFIYLANVQLDYKWCYFKNTLVFSSFRPEKPGICITFWDTCNNQCRIKWVHELLGIAGCGEYCIIATKSDNKDPLGEYGLILYNTLGNPVSGIYIDFEPIAIGISSYQVFASSKNNFIVWYFKTPKSISASKNRLKMFHIDDSPSYAVEIIPELESARDIPVNTKETIDPVCCLIASDKYLIIGRDSALIQIYVLPALVLTNKIKISTRPYKMAINCTSTHLAIIDIFGLMRVLDISEGLGRPVSSSTDSKLERKDVWAMCWASDNPQLLAIMEKTRMYIFRGICLEESVAFSGYLCNFTDLEIQAVLLDKVIEHPEKPLKDHIIKIEMKSLRDTKQLLEIAGINEAIQFVEENEHPRLWCLIAETALKQMNLIMAETCFAKAKNYSKVLFVKKLQDTHNYLIRRARIAAYFRNYDEAENIYVEADRSDLALKLRQTLGDWFRVIQILKSGVTASDTVLQTAYNAIADYFVQLNNWTSAIKYYELGKNTGKLVEGYYHLEDWKNLDAMIDCLPEGDPLLERIGDMFAANAVHNEAVKAYVKVGKVISAVNLCVMYNRWDVASDLAKTYNISKVSELVTKYTTDLVQQGEIINAIRINTEAKYYLLAAEQVFKLATKESQMYDKNLLRIKKYYVYAARLLELYEKPESEDCQSTDKLMLENAWKGAEAYHYYMMCQRYLFEEKPHEALCTAYKLQDYQDHIRPVDVYSLLTLAAYLDRTYGVCSKALLKLKSLENISEIEQNLYEKLSFDVFADNKPINPNTRMMCCNQCANLIHDWNTQCPDCNLHFPTCIATGRSIMGRKIWFCKVCKHSAAELEMMNQNICPLCHAKN, translated from the exons ATGTTTGCTTATCTGAGTAAAaag ATTGCTATTCCAAACGATACAAAAATAAACGCTATTGCTTGGAACAAGTTGGATGGTTATATTGCAGTTGCAGGGAAAAATGggcttttaaaaatatttaaactcaAGTCTC CTAAGAAGGACGATCAAAAATTGGGAAACAAAGATCCTACAGAAACGAACAGTCTTTCAACAGACCAGATTTTTGAGGCctatatagaaaatatagaacTAGCAGTATGGAATGAAGTTCATGAAAAGTTAACTACCAGTGATAAAAACGGTTTGATAATTGTATGGATGTTTTATAAG AACGTTTGGTATGAAGAGATGAGATATAATCGTAAACAGTCAATAGTAGTAGGAATAGCATGGAGTGCAGATGGGCAAAAAATATGCATTACATATGAAGATGGTATTGCTATTGTTGCTTGTATTGAAGGATATAGAATTTGGAGTAGGAAGTTATTATCAACTCCACTATCTGGAGTACAGTGGTCTCCAGATAGCAAGTTTCTGTTATTTAGTTTAAAGACTGGGGATTTACATCTTTATGATCATCAAGGCAACTTTATG ACTAAATTGAATGTATTTTGCCAGAATACTTCATCTGGTGTAGTTCATGTAGTTGGACTTGCTTGGTATAATGGAGTAAATAGAAGTGTCTATTCATCTTGTCCGAATTTATCAATAACTTTTGAGAATGGGAAAACACAGCTCATGAAAAATGAAAGTGATCCAT CTCCCATGATAGTAGACACAAGAATGTTAGCAGTGCATTGTTCTTGGAACCATGATGGATCCTTGCTGGCCATTTGTGGTCAACAATGTGTAGAAGAGAAACAAATGAACTTGGTACAATTTTATAGTCCATTTGGGAGA CATTTGAAGACCTTGAAAGTTCCTGGAAATTCAATAAGATGTTGTGTTTGGGAAGGAGAATCCAAGAGAGTTGCTATAGCTGTTGATTCTTTTATATATCTAGCTAATGTCCAACTTGACTATAAATGGTGctatttcaaaaatactttaGTGTTTAGTTCATTCAGACCGGAGAAACCTGGAATATGTATAACTTTTTGGGATACTTGTAACAACCAA tgtcGTATTAAATGGGTCCATGAATTGTTAGGAATAGCGGGATGTGGTGAATATTGTATAATTGCTACAAAATCTGATAATAAAGATCCTTTAGGAGAATATGGTCTCATACTTTATAATACCTTAGGAAATCCTGTGAGTG GCATATACATAGATTTTGAACCCATTGCCATAGGAATAAGTTCTTATCAAGTTTTCGcatcatcaaaaaataatttcattgtttggTATTTCAAAACACCCAAATCCATATCAG CTAGCAAAAACAGATTAAAAATGTTCCATATAGATGACAGTCCTTCCTATGCAGTTGAAATAATTCCAGAATTAGAAAGTGCTCGCGATATACCAGTTAATACCAAAGAAACTATAGATCCAGTGTGTTGCTTAATTGCaagtgataaatatttaatcataGGAAGAGATTCTGCtcttattcaaatttatgtaCTACCCGCTCTTGTACTAActaataagataaaaattagTACTCGGCCGTATAAGATGGCCATCAACTGTACTTCAAC aCACTTGGCAATAATTGACATATTTGGCTTAATGAGAGTACTTGATATATCAGAAGGCTTAGGTAGGCCTGTATCCTCATCTACTGATTCGAAATTAGAACGTAAAGATGTATGGGCAATGTGTTGGGCTTCTGATAATCCACAATTATTAGCTATTATGGAAAAAACTAGAATGTATATTTTCAGAGGAATCTGCCTTGAAGAATCAGTAGCTTTTTCCGGATATCTTTGTAACTTTACT GATCTAGAAATTCAAGCTGTTCTTTTAGACAAAGTGATAGAACACCCTGAGAAGCCTCTCAAAGACCATATAATCAAAATAGAGATGAAAAGCTTAAGGGATACCAAACAGCTACTGGAAATAGCTGGTATTAATGAAGCTATTCAGTTTGTCGAAGAAAATGAACATCCTAGATTATG GTGTCTTATTGCAGAGACAGCATTGAAgcaaatgaatttaataatggCAGAAACTTGTTTTGCTAAAgccaaaaattattctaaagttttatttgtcaaaaaacttCAAGATACTCATAATTACCTTATAAGAAGAGCACGAATTGCtgcttattttagaaattatgaCGAAGCTGAAAATATATACGTGGAAGCTGATAGGAG TGACTTGGCTTTAAAACTACGTCAAACTTTAGGAGATTGGTTCAGAGTTATTCAGATTTTGAAAAGTGGTGTTACAGCTTCCGATACTGTTCTCCAAACAGCTTACAATGCAATAGCGGATTACTTCGTACAGTTGAATAACTG gACATCGGCTATCAAATACTAtgaattaggaaaaaatacagGAAAATTAGTAGAAGGCTACTATCATTTAGAAGATTGGAAAAACCTTGATGCCATGATAGATTGTTTACCAGAAGGTGATCCTCTTCTAGAAAGAATAGGTGACATGTTTGCTGCAAACGCAGTTCATAATGAAGCAGTGAAAGCTTATGTCAAAGTTGGAAAAGTAATATCTGCAGTTAACTTGTGTGTCATGTACAATAGATGGGATGTAGCAAGTGATCTAGCCAAAACTTATAACATTTCAAAAGTTTCCGAGCTAGTGACGAAATATACTACTGATCTTGTCCAACAAGGCGAAATTATTAATGCAATACGAATCAATACAGAGGCTAAATATTATCTATTAGCAGCGGAACAGGTTTTCAAG CTTGCTACAAAAGAGTCCCAAATGTATGATAAGAACTTATTACGTATTAAAAAATACTATGTTTATGCTGCAAGATTGCTTGAATTATACGAAAAACCCGAATCTG AAGATTGTCAATCCACTGATAAACTGATGTTAGAAAATGCTTGGAAAGGAGCCGAGGCCTATCACTATTACATGATGtgtcaaagatatttatttgaagaaaaaccaCATGAAGCCTTGTGTACAGCTTATAAACTACAAGATTATCAAGATCACATTCGTCCCGTCGATGTGTATTCACTTTTAACTCTTGCAGCATACCTTGACCGGACATATGGAGTGTGCTCTAAAGCTTTACTGAAACTCAAGAGTTTGGAAAAT atttctgaaattgaacaaaatcttTATGAAAAACTGTCTTTTGATGTGTTTGCTGATAACAAACCAATTAACCCAAACACTAGAATGATGTGCTGTAACCAATGTGCCAATTTAATTCATGATTG GAATACTCAATGTCCTGATTGCAATCTACATTTTCCTACGTGCATAGCTACGGGTCGATCGATTATGGGTAGAAAAATCTGGTTTTGTAAAGTTTGTAAACATTCAGCTGCAGAATTGGAAATGATGAATCAAAATATATGCCCTTTGTGCCACGCTAAAAATTAG
- the LOC130902447 gene encoding WD repeat-containing protein 35-like isoform X2, whose translation MFAYLSKKIAIPNDTKINAIAWNKLDGYIAVAGKNGLLKIFKLKSPKKDDQKLGNKDPTETNSLSTDQIFEAYIENIELAVWNEVHEKLTTSDKNGLIIVWMFYKNVWYEEMRYNRKQSIVVGIAWSADGQKICITYEDGIAIVACIEGYRIWSRKLLSTPLSGVQWSPDSKFLLFSLKTGDLHLYDHQGNFMTKLNVFCQNTSSGVVHVVGLAWYNGVNRSVYSSCPNLSITFENGKTQLMKNESDPSPMIVDTRMLAVHCSWNHDGSLLAICGQQCVEEKQMNLVQFYSPFGRHLKTLKVPGNSIRCCVWEGESKRVAIAVDSFIYLANVQLDYKWCYFKNTLVFSSFRPEKPGICITFWDTCNNQCRIKWVHELLGIAGCGEYCIIATKSDNKDPLGEYGLILYNTLGNPVSGIYIDFEPIAIGISSYQVFASSKNNFIVWYFKTPKSISASKNRLKMFHIDDSPSYAVEIIPELESARDIPVNTKETIDPVCCLIASDKYLIIGRDSALIQIYVLPALVLTNKIKISTRPYKMAINCTSTHLAIIDIFGLMRVLDISEGLGRPVSSSTDSKLERKDVWAMCWASDNPQLLAIMEKTRMYIFRGICLEESVAFSGYLCNFTDLEIQAVLLDKVIEHPEKPLKDHIIKIEMKSLRDTKQLLEIAGINEAIQFVEENEHPRLWCLIAETALKQMNLIMAETCFAKAKNYSKVLFVKKLQDTHNYLIRRARIAAYFRNYDEAENIYVEADRSDLALKLRQTLGDWFRVIQILKSGVTASDTVLQTAYNAIADYFVQLNNWTSAIKYYELGKNTGKLVEGYYHLEDWKNLDAMIDCLPEGDPLLERIGDMFAANAVHNEAVKAYVKVGKVISAVNLCVMYNRWDVASDLAKTYNISKVSELVTKYTTDLVQQGEIINAIRINTEAKYYLLAAEQVFKLATKESQMYDKNLLRIKKYYVYAARLLELYEKPESDCQSTDKLMLENAWKGAEAYHYYMMCQRYLFEEKPHEALCTAYKLQDYQDHIRPVDVYSLLTLAAYLDRTYGVCSKALLKLKSLENISEIEQNLYEKLSFDVFADNKPINPNTRMMCCNQCANLIHDWNTQCPDCNLHFPTCIATGRSIMGRKIWFCKVCKHSAAELEMMNQNICPLCHAKN comes from the exons ATGTTTGCTTATCTGAGTAAAaag ATTGCTATTCCAAACGATACAAAAATAAACGCTATTGCTTGGAACAAGTTGGATGGTTATATTGCAGTTGCAGGGAAAAATGggcttttaaaaatatttaaactcaAGTCTC CTAAGAAGGACGATCAAAAATTGGGAAACAAAGATCCTACAGAAACGAACAGTCTTTCAACAGACCAGATTTTTGAGGCctatatagaaaatatagaacTAGCAGTATGGAATGAAGTTCATGAAAAGTTAACTACCAGTGATAAAAACGGTTTGATAATTGTATGGATGTTTTATAAG AACGTTTGGTATGAAGAGATGAGATATAATCGTAAACAGTCAATAGTAGTAGGAATAGCATGGAGTGCAGATGGGCAAAAAATATGCATTACATATGAAGATGGTATTGCTATTGTTGCTTGTATTGAAGGATATAGAATTTGGAGTAGGAAGTTATTATCAACTCCACTATCTGGAGTACAGTGGTCTCCAGATAGCAAGTTTCTGTTATTTAGTTTAAAGACTGGGGATTTACATCTTTATGATCATCAAGGCAACTTTATG ACTAAATTGAATGTATTTTGCCAGAATACTTCATCTGGTGTAGTTCATGTAGTTGGACTTGCTTGGTATAATGGAGTAAATAGAAGTGTCTATTCATCTTGTCCGAATTTATCAATAACTTTTGAGAATGGGAAAACACAGCTCATGAAAAATGAAAGTGATCCAT CTCCCATGATAGTAGACACAAGAATGTTAGCAGTGCATTGTTCTTGGAACCATGATGGATCCTTGCTGGCCATTTGTGGTCAACAATGTGTAGAAGAGAAACAAATGAACTTGGTACAATTTTATAGTCCATTTGGGAGA CATTTGAAGACCTTGAAAGTTCCTGGAAATTCAATAAGATGTTGTGTTTGGGAAGGAGAATCCAAGAGAGTTGCTATAGCTGTTGATTCTTTTATATATCTAGCTAATGTCCAACTTGACTATAAATGGTGctatttcaaaaatactttaGTGTTTAGTTCATTCAGACCGGAGAAACCTGGAATATGTATAACTTTTTGGGATACTTGTAACAACCAA tgtcGTATTAAATGGGTCCATGAATTGTTAGGAATAGCGGGATGTGGTGAATATTGTATAATTGCTACAAAATCTGATAATAAAGATCCTTTAGGAGAATATGGTCTCATACTTTATAATACCTTAGGAAATCCTGTGAGTG GCATATACATAGATTTTGAACCCATTGCCATAGGAATAAGTTCTTATCAAGTTTTCGcatcatcaaaaaataatttcattgtttggTATTTCAAAACACCCAAATCCATATCAG CTAGCAAAAACAGATTAAAAATGTTCCATATAGATGACAGTCCTTCCTATGCAGTTGAAATAATTCCAGAATTAGAAAGTGCTCGCGATATACCAGTTAATACCAAAGAAACTATAGATCCAGTGTGTTGCTTAATTGCaagtgataaatatttaatcataGGAAGAGATTCTGCtcttattcaaatttatgtaCTACCCGCTCTTGTACTAActaataagataaaaattagTACTCGGCCGTATAAGATGGCCATCAACTGTACTTCAAC aCACTTGGCAATAATTGACATATTTGGCTTAATGAGAGTACTTGATATATCAGAAGGCTTAGGTAGGCCTGTATCCTCATCTACTGATTCGAAATTAGAACGTAAAGATGTATGGGCAATGTGTTGGGCTTCTGATAATCCACAATTATTAGCTATTATGGAAAAAACTAGAATGTATATTTTCAGAGGAATCTGCCTTGAAGAATCAGTAGCTTTTTCCGGATATCTTTGTAACTTTACT GATCTAGAAATTCAAGCTGTTCTTTTAGACAAAGTGATAGAACACCCTGAGAAGCCTCTCAAAGACCATATAATCAAAATAGAGATGAAAAGCTTAAGGGATACCAAACAGCTACTGGAAATAGCTGGTATTAATGAAGCTATTCAGTTTGTCGAAGAAAATGAACATCCTAGATTATG GTGTCTTATTGCAGAGACAGCATTGAAgcaaatgaatttaataatggCAGAAACTTGTTTTGCTAAAgccaaaaattattctaaagttttatttgtcaaaaaacttCAAGATACTCATAATTACCTTATAAGAAGAGCACGAATTGCtgcttattttagaaattatgaCGAAGCTGAAAATATATACGTGGAAGCTGATAGGAG TGACTTGGCTTTAAAACTACGTCAAACTTTAGGAGATTGGTTCAGAGTTATTCAGATTTTGAAAAGTGGTGTTACAGCTTCCGATACTGTTCTCCAAACAGCTTACAATGCAATAGCGGATTACTTCGTACAGTTGAATAACTG gACATCGGCTATCAAATACTAtgaattaggaaaaaatacagGAAAATTAGTAGAAGGCTACTATCATTTAGAAGATTGGAAAAACCTTGATGCCATGATAGATTGTTTACCAGAAGGTGATCCTCTTCTAGAAAGAATAGGTGACATGTTTGCTGCAAACGCAGTTCATAATGAAGCAGTGAAAGCTTATGTCAAAGTTGGAAAAGTAATATCTGCAGTTAACTTGTGTGTCATGTACAATAGATGGGATGTAGCAAGTGATCTAGCCAAAACTTATAACATTTCAAAAGTTTCCGAGCTAGTGACGAAATATACTACTGATCTTGTCCAACAAGGCGAAATTATTAATGCAATACGAATCAATACAGAGGCTAAATATTATCTATTAGCAGCGGAACAGGTTTTCAAG CTTGCTACAAAAGAGTCCCAAATGTATGATAAGAACTTATTACGTATTAAAAAATACTATGTTTATGCTGCAAGATTGCTTGAATTATACGAAAAACCCGAATCTG ATTGTCAATCCACTGATAAACTGATGTTAGAAAATGCTTGGAAAGGAGCCGAGGCCTATCACTATTACATGATGtgtcaaagatatttatttgaagaaaaaccaCATGAAGCCTTGTGTACAGCTTATAAACTACAAGATTATCAAGATCACATTCGTCCCGTCGATGTGTATTCACTTTTAACTCTTGCAGCATACCTTGACCGGACATATGGAGTGTGCTCTAAAGCTTTACTGAAACTCAAGAGTTTGGAAAAT atttctgaaattgaacaaaatcttTATGAAAAACTGTCTTTTGATGTGTTTGCTGATAACAAACCAATTAACCCAAACACTAGAATGATGTGCTGTAACCAATGTGCCAATTTAATTCATGATTG GAATACTCAATGTCCTGATTGCAATCTACATTTTCCTACGTGCATAGCTACGGGTCGATCGATTATGGGTAGAAAAATCTGGTTTTGTAAAGTTTGTAAACATTCAGCTGCAGAATTGGAAATGATGAATCAAAATATATGCCCTTTGTGCCACGCTAAAAATTAG
- the LOC130902447 gene encoding WD repeat-containing protein 35-like isoform X3, with protein sequence MFAYLSKKIAIPNDTKINAIAWNKLDGYIAVAGKNGLLKIFKLKSPKKDDQKLGNKDPTETNSLSTDQIFEAYIENIELAVWNEVHEKLTTSDKNGLIIVWMFYKNVWYEEMRYNRKQSIVVGIAWSADGQKICITYEDGIAIVACIEGYRIWSRKLLSTPLSGVQWSPDSKFLLFSLKTGDLHLYDHQGNFMTKLNVFCQNTSSGVVHVVGLAWYNGVNRSVYSSCPNLSITFENGKTQLMKNESDPSPMIVDTRMLAVHCSWNHDGSLLAICGQQCVEEKQMNLVQFYSPFGRHLKTLKVPGNSIRCCVWEGESKRVAIAVDSFIYLANVQLDYKWCYFKNTLVFSSFRPEKPGICITFWDTCNNQCRIKWVHELLGIAGCGEYCIIATKSDNKDPLGEYGLILYNTLGNPVSGIYIDFEPIAIGISSYQVFASSKNNFIVWYFKTPKSISASKNRLKMFHIDDSPSYAVEIIPELESARDIPVNTKETIDPVCCLIASDKYLIIGRDSALIQIYVLPALVLTNKIKISTRPYKMAINCTSTHLAIIDIFGLMRVLDISEGLGRPVSSSTDSKLERKDVWAMCWASDNPQLLAIMEKTRMYIFRGICLEESVAFSGYLCNFTDLEIQAVLLDKVIEHPEKPLKDHIIKIEMKSLRDTKQLLEIAGINEAIQFVEENEHPRLCDLALKLRQTLGDWFRVIQILKSGVTASDTVLQTAYNAIADYFVQLNNWTSAIKYYELGKNTGKLVEGYYHLEDWKNLDAMIDCLPEGDPLLERIGDMFAANAVHNEAVKAYVKVGKVISAVNLCVMYNRWDVASDLAKTYNISKVSELVTKYTTDLVQQGEIINAIRINTEAKYYLLAAEQVFKLATKESQMYDKNLLRIKKYYVYAARLLELYEKPESEDCQSTDKLMLENAWKGAEAYHYYMMCQRYLFEEKPHEALCTAYKLQDYQDHIRPVDVYSLLTLAAYLDRTYGVCSKALLKLKSLENISEIEQNLYEKLSFDVFADNKPINPNTRMMCCNQCANLIHDWNTQCPDCNLHFPTCIATGRSIMGRKIWFCKVCKHSAAELEMMNQNICPLCHAKN encoded by the exons ATGTTTGCTTATCTGAGTAAAaag ATTGCTATTCCAAACGATACAAAAATAAACGCTATTGCTTGGAACAAGTTGGATGGTTATATTGCAGTTGCAGGGAAAAATGggcttttaaaaatatttaaactcaAGTCTC CTAAGAAGGACGATCAAAAATTGGGAAACAAAGATCCTACAGAAACGAACAGTCTTTCAACAGACCAGATTTTTGAGGCctatatagaaaatatagaacTAGCAGTATGGAATGAAGTTCATGAAAAGTTAACTACCAGTGATAAAAACGGTTTGATAATTGTATGGATGTTTTATAAG AACGTTTGGTATGAAGAGATGAGATATAATCGTAAACAGTCAATAGTAGTAGGAATAGCATGGAGTGCAGATGGGCAAAAAATATGCATTACATATGAAGATGGTATTGCTATTGTTGCTTGTATTGAAGGATATAGAATTTGGAGTAGGAAGTTATTATCAACTCCACTATCTGGAGTACAGTGGTCTCCAGATAGCAAGTTTCTGTTATTTAGTTTAAAGACTGGGGATTTACATCTTTATGATCATCAAGGCAACTTTATG ACTAAATTGAATGTATTTTGCCAGAATACTTCATCTGGTGTAGTTCATGTAGTTGGACTTGCTTGGTATAATGGAGTAAATAGAAGTGTCTATTCATCTTGTCCGAATTTATCAATAACTTTTGAGAATGGGAAAACACAGCTCATGAAAAATGAAAGTGATCCAT CTCCCATGATAGTAGACACAAGAATGTTAGCAGTGCATTGTTCTTGGAACCATGATGGATCCTTGCTGGCCATTTGTGGTCAACAATGTGTAGAAGAGAAACAAATGAACTTGGTACAATTTTATAGTCCATTTGGGAGA CATTTGAAGACCTTGAAAGTTCCTGGAAATTCAATAAGATGTTGTGTTTGGGAAGGAGAATCCAAGAGAGTTGCTATAGCTGTTGATTCTTTTATATATCTAGCTAATGTCCAACTTGACTATAAATGGTGctatttcaaaaatactttaGTGTTTAGTTCATTCAGACCGGAGAAACCTGGAATATGTATAACTTTTTGGGATACTTGTAACAACCAA tgtcGTATTAAATGGGTCCATGAATTGTTAGGAATAGCGGGATGTGGTGAATATTGTATAATTGCTACAAAATCTGATAATAAAGATCCTTTAGGAGAATATGGTCTCATACTTTATAATACCTTAGGAAATCCTGTGAGTG GCATATACATAGATTTTGAACCCATTGCCATAGGAATAAGTTCTTATCAAGTTTTCGcatcatcaaaaaataatttcattgtttggTATTTCAAAACACCCAAATCCATATCAG CTAGCAAAAACAGATTAAAAATGTTCCATATAGATGACAGTCCTTCCTATGCAGTTGAAATAATTCCAGAATTAGAAAGTGCTCGCGATATACCAGTTAATACCAAAGAAACTATAGATCCAGTGTGTTGCTTAATTGCaagtgataaatatttaatcataGGAAGAGATTCTGCtcttattcaaatttatgtaCTACCCGCTCTTGTACTAActaataagataaaaattagTACTCGGCCGTATAAGATGGCCATCAACTGTACTTCAAC aCACTTGGCAATAATTGACATATTTGGCTTAATGAGAGTACTTGATATATCAGAAGGCTTAGGTAGGCCTGTATCCTCATCTACTGATTCGAAATTAGAACGTAAAGATGTATGGGCAATGTGTTGGGCTTCTGATAATCCACAATTATTAGCTATTATGGAAAAAACTAGAATGTATATTTTCAGAGGAATCTGCCTTGAAGAATCAGTAGCTTTTTCCGGATATCTTTGTAACTTTACT GATCTAGAAATTCAAGCTGTTCTTTTAGACAAAGTGATAGAACACCCTGAGAAGCCTCTCAAAGACCATATAATCAAAATAGAGATGAAAAGCTTAAGGGATACCAAACAGCTACTGGAAATAGCTGGTATTAATGAAGCTATTCAGTTTGTCGAAGAAAATGAACATCCTAGATTATG TGACTTGGCTTTAAAACTACGTCAAACTTTAGGAGATTGGTTCAGAGTTATTCAGATTTTGAAAAGTGGTGTTACAGCTTCCGATACTGTTCTCCAAACAGCTTACAATGCAATAGCGGATTACTTCGTACAGTTGAATAACTG gACATCGGCTATCAAATACTAtgaattaggaaaaaatacagGAAAATTAGTAGAAGGCTACTATCATTTAGAAGATTGGAAAAACCTTGATGCCATGATAGATTGTTTACCAGAAGGTGATCCTCTTCTAGAAAGAATAGGTGACATGTTTGCTGCAAACGCAGTTCATAATGAAGCAGTGAAAGCTTATGTCAAAGTTGGAAAAGTAATATCTGCAGTTAACTTGTGTGTCATGTACAATAGATGGGATGTAGCAAGTGATCTAGCCAAAACTTATAACATTTCAAAAGTTTCCGAGCTAGTGACGAAATATACTACTGATCTTGTCCAACAAGGCGAAATTATTAATGCAATACGAATCAATACAGAGGCTAAATATTATCTATTAGCAGCGGAACAGGTTTTCAAG CTTGCTACAAAAGAGTCCCAAATGTATGATAAGAACTTATTACGTATTAAAAAATACTATGTTTATGCTGCAAGATTGCTTGAATTATACGAAAAACCCGAATCTG AAGATTGTCAATCCACTGATAAACTGATGTTAGAAAATGCTTGGAAAGGAGCCGAGGCCTATCACTATTACATGATGtgtcaaagatatttatttgaagaaaaaccaCATGAAGCCTTGTGTACAGCTTATAAACTACAAGATTATCAAGATCACATTCGTCCCGTCGATGTGTATTCACTTTTAACTCTTGCAGCATACCTTGACCGGACATATGGAGTGTGCTCTAAAGCTTTACTGAAACTCAAGAGTTTGGAAAAT atttctgaaattgaacaaaatcttTATGAAAAACTGTCTTTTGATGTGTTTGCTGATAACAAACCAATTAACCCAAACACTAGAATGATGTGCTGTAACCAATGTGCCAATTTAATTCATGATTG GAATACTCAATGTCCTGATTGCAATCTACATTTTCCTACGTGCATAGCTACGGGTCGATCGATTATGGGTAGAAAAATCTGGTTTTGTAAAGTTTGTAAACATTCAGCTGCAGAATTGGAAATGATGAATCAAAATATATGCCCTTTGTGCCACGCTAAAAATTAG